Proteins from a single region of Heterodontus francisci isolate sHetFra1 chromosome 29, sHetFra1.hap1, whole genome shotgun sequence:
- the LOC137345842 gene encoding up-regulator of cell proliferation-like — protein MATNLGQTQQAEWPALRCNDNAEFLTELGLENKKLSLSDVLSINTETLQNKSPDSPQDIPGYFLRNLMTVNSEARNLKYKPTDTQNQSESDESESSEGLYHPLDIIVSIFLCADPFLQQELMLKMSLCQFALPLLLPVGNKGCTFLLWALRSIVKKWRPLSLRENAGFKETKMVTASIPTFSFIRLGSCSISKSMILNEVLSPSQQHHNFFIHHQMECGNLPRKISAGLVELCWYLPSGSEELDLFPEPMTILNLRGDAKEFHTQLQFLVNVSSAVFIFIDNIDSSLSKRLKSLGQSPASTFIVFTGNSVSGETIEHLKDFINSSGFKENQILSRGTRSNAEFTETLQSTLKKTLEIIQQQKTGQDTKSLEELAVTARDIGIVIDEDDKLCSQGKARSENIYNSIKREAISQYKSENMSFQRFTWQQVSKIEKQQCRPKQGDEKSIQTYCNELEEKKRKLRNEQREKGISADMKTFITALTDRKEREYFLKWMKFGLDSRSRETLSGLREDYKSLYQKSQEEAKKQKDSTTNKRLQELDQQITASSLGLEHFMREIGLIYETLINQNNCDEEEKSIVQKLPHIAADLMLDAFPLELIDGHVSNIPLQWITDVLEAVEQRIGRETRVFVLTVLGLLSTGKSTLLNTMFGLQFAVSSGRCTRGAFMQLIKITGDLQTELGCGYIMVIDTEGLKAPELSNIENSSEHDNELATLVIGLSDVTLVNIAMENSTEMKDVLQIAVHAFIRMREVGKRPVCYFVHQNVSDVSAHDQNIAGRKHLLEQLDVMTRTAAKMEKQDGQFTKFSDVLEYNAMENNWNIPGLWHGNLPMAAVNTGYSHKVFELKKRIFENLKEKQIKGRTSTISEFIQWTKSLWNAVKYENFIFSFRNSLVAEAYKDLSVEYTELEWELRKEIHSFLEKAQNRIFNTKQDPESVAQSLRNTAHSLLNEKKEKALQQLEDYFSTSNNSNLVEKYREDFVYSIDSLIIERGMYVDRKCDEAVQRRRAMQELNDIKAKYQSQIEDQVNKLLQQCRQENRKMDETQLENAFEDMWKKTISTFKYSPPQRADIMKDMERSLIQNMPAATKLLNQQLSKKTLHDLSDLELSINKDHLSIPKHFTDRSTNRKEKVIERAQQLVDQWASECKQFVKQTADREQDYESNHYRELLKVIDDKIQKHQDQTFTFNERFRADFKLHICGFAVIKYEEMHERFRKRNDPLEQLDKEKAAYCQSFKDIYQEKDQTKQRAELFCENCLIPAIIQAVDNKLGLEIVQHMRYHCKGGKFLYRKNFQVALMLHLKESGSFDEYYQYIKHSLSLEKDWLEEQVIQHCAATHDKQVPLLCTLTLDILQGIISRVREALKDITPPDNENSVVGFIQAVKEKLGDEIQIPQETLGTVTFQSEKINPLNFKQEIESFISKNDLTERVKDWGKDIAGKITALPIDPSSELYTMLGGCGEQCPFCGVLCDCTNREHSQHSAEYHQSRGLSGCRNINTEKLISENCTMGVAGDVSFRNKDTDGKQISYKNYRTVNERYSRWNILADTSFETSAYWKWVFYKYNTQFADTYSAKPADDISSWNLPWDRVEKDIEDKYNVKISEFA, from the exons atggcaacaaatctgggacagacacaacaggctgaatggcctgctctgcggt GTAATGATAATGCAGAATTCTTAACCGAACTGGGGTTAGAAAACAAGAAGTTGTCCCTGAGCGATGTCCTTAGcataaacactgaaacacttcaaaaTAAATCACCCGATTCACCTCAGGATATTCCAGGATATTTTCTCCGAAATTTAATGACGGTCAATTCAGAGGCAAGAAACTTGAAATACAAACCAACTGACACACAAAATCAGTCAGAATCAGATGAGTCAGAAAGCTCTGAAGGTTTATACCATCCCTTGGATATCATTGTGTCTATTTTCCTTTGTGCTGACCCATTCCTCCAGCAGGAGCTGATGTTGAAGATGTCTCTGTGCCAGTTTGCATTGCCTCTATTACTGCCTGTTGGTAACAAGGGCTGCACCTTCCTACTGTGGGCCCTGCGCTCCATCGTCAAGAAATGGCGCCCACTTTCACTCCGAGAAAATGCAGGCTTTAAGGAAACAAAAATGGTGACCGCCAGCATTCCGACCTTTTCCTTTATTAGACTCGGTTCCTGTTCCATCTCTAAATCTATGATTCTAAATGAAGTCCTCAGTCCCTCCCAGCAACATCACAACTTCTTCATCCATCACCAAATGGAGTGTGGAAATCTACCTCGCAAGATTTCTGCTGGTCTTGTCGAGTTGTGCTGGTACCTGCCCAGTGGGAGTGAGGAACTGGATCTTTTCCCAGAACCAATGACTATATTAAACCTTCGAGGTGATGCTAAAGAGTTCCACACACAGCTTCAATTTCTGGTAAATGTCTCTTcagctgtttttatttttattgatAATATTGACAGCAGTTTAAGCAAGAGGCTGAAGTCCCTCGGCCAGTCTCCAGCGAGTACATTCATAGTGTTTACTGGGAACAGTGTGAGCGGTGAGACTATAGAACACTTAAAGGATTTCATTAATTCCTCAGGGTTTAAGGAGAATCAAATCTTATCACGAGGAACAAGAAGCAATGCAGAGTTTACTGAGACGCTGCAATCCACATTGAAAAAAACCCTGGAAATAATCCAACAACAGAAGACTGGTCAGGACACCAAGAGTTTGGAGGAACTGGCAGTAACTGCAAGAGACATAGGAATTGTAATAGATGAGGATGACAAGCTGTGTTCACAAGGCAAAGCAAGGTCTGAAAACATTTATAATTCTATTAAAAGAGAGGCCATTAGTCAATACAAATCAGAAAATATGTCTTTTCAGCGTTTCACTTGGCAACAGGTTTCCAAAATAGAAAAACAACAATGTCGTCCAAAACAGGGAGATGAAAAGTCGATACAAACATATTGTAATGAACTTGAGGAAAAGAAGAGAAAACTGCGAAATGAGCAACGAGAGAAAGGTATATCAGCTGATATGAAAACATTCATTACAGCCCTGACAGACAGGAAGGAGAGGGAATATTTCCTGAAATGGATGAAATTCGGGTTAGATTCCAGATCGAGAGAGACTCTCTCTGGTTTACGTGAAGATTACAAATCTCTGTATCAGAAATCACAGGAAGAGGCAAAGAAGCAGAAAGACTCGACAACCAACAAGCGGTTACAGGAATTAGACCAACAGATAACTGCCAGCTCCCTCGGACTCGAACATTTCATGCGAGAAATCGGGCTGATCTATGAAACGTTGATAAACCAGAATAATTGTGATGAGGAAGAGAAATCCATTGTACAAAAGTTACCCCACATTGCTGCTGATTTGATGTTGGATGCGTTCCCTCTGGAGCTCATTGATGGACATGTTTCCAACATCCCTTTACAGTGGATCACTGATGTACTGGAGGCAGTTGAACAGAGGATTGGCAGAGAGACCCGTGTGTTTGTACTGACAGTGCTGGGTCTGCTGAGCACAGGCAAGTCCACTCTTCTCAACACCATGTTTGGTTTACAGTTTGCTGTGAGCAGTGGTCGGTGTACTCGTGGGGCCTTCATGCAGCTCATTAAGATTACAGGGGATCTGCAGACTGAGCTGGGCTGTGGGTACATCATGGTGATCGACACTGAGGGGCTGAAAGCACCAGAACTATCAAACATTGAGAACAGCTCTGAACATGACAATGAGCTCGCCACCCTGGTGATCGGGTTAAGTGATGTAACATTAGTAAATATAGCCATGGAAAACTCCACAGAGATGAAGGATGTGCTGCAGATAGCAGTCCATGCATTTATACGAATGAGAGAAGTGGGGAAAAGGCCAGTTTGTTACTTTGTTCACCAGAATGTGAGTGATGTGTCTGCTCATGATCAGAATATCGCAGGCCGCAAACATCTGCTGGAACAGCTGGATGTGATGACACGAACAGCGGCTAAAATGGAAAAACAAGATGGACAGTTCACCAAGTTCTCGGATGTGTTGGAGTACAACGCGATGGAGAATAACTGGAATATTCCAGGCCTGTGGCACGGGAATCTTCCCATGGCAGCTGTTAATACCGGCTACAGTCACAAGGTGTTTGAgctgaaaaaaaggatttttgagAATCTGAAAGAGAAGCAAATTAAAGGGAGAACATCAACCATCTCTGAGTTTATCCAGTGGACTAAATCCCTGTGGAACGCAGTGAAATATGAAAATTTCATCTTCAGTTTCCGGAACAGTTTGGTAGCTGAAGCTTACAAGGATCTTTCTGTCGAATACACTGAGCTGGAGTGGGAACTGAGGAAAGAGATACATTCCTTCCTGGAAAAGGCACAGAACAGAATTTTTAATACCAAACAGGATCCAGAAAGTGTAGCTCAAAGTTTGAGAAATACAGCCCATTCTCTTCTcaatgaaaagaaagaaaaagcTCTCCAACAATTGGAGGACTATTTTTCCACCAGCAATAACTCAAACCTTGTTGAAAAATACAGGGAGGATTTTGTCTACAGCATCGACTCTCTGATCATTGAACGTGGAATGTATGTGGACAGGAAGTGTGATGAAGCAGTGCAGAGGAGGAGAGCTATGCAGGAACTGAATGATATTAAGGCCAAGTATCAGAGTCAGATTGAAGACCAGGTTAATAAACTTCTGCAACAGTGTAGGCAGGAGAATAGGAAAATGGATGAAACACAACTGGAGAATGCATTTGAGGATATGTGGAAGAAAACAATTTCAACATTTAAATATTCTCCACCACAGAGAGCCGATATTATGAAGGACATGGAAAGGAGTCTCATCCAGAATATGCCAGCGGCCACAAAGCTCCTCAACCAGCAACTTAGTAAGAAAACCCTGCATGACCTGAGTGACTTGGAGTTATCTATCAATAAAGACCATCTGAGCATACCTAAGCATTTTACCGATCGATCCACAAACCGAAAAGAAAAAGTAATTGAAAGAGCCCAGCAGCTGGTAGATCAGTGGGCGAGTGAGTGTAAACAGTTTGTGAAGCAGACCGCAGACCGGGAGCAGGATTATGAATCTAACCATTACAGAGAACTCCTGAAAGTAATAGATGATAAAATCCAGAAACACCAGGACCAGACATTCACTTTTAATGAACGTTTCAGGGCAGATTTTAAGCTTCACATTTGTGGATTTGCAGTTATAAAATATGAAGAAATGCATGAGAGGTTCAGGAAGAGAAATGATCCCCTGGAACAGTTAGACAAGGAGAAAGCAGCCTACTGTCAAAGCTTTAAGGATATTTACCAGGAGAAAGATCAAACCAAACAGAGAGCAGAACTGTTCTGTGAAAATTGCCTGATCCCGGCCATAATCCAAGCTGTTGATAATAAACTGGGATTGGAGATTGTGCAGCACATGAGATACCACTGCAAAGGTGGGAAATTCTTATACCGGAAAAACTTCCAAGTGGCTTTGATGCTCCATTTGAAGGAGTCAGGCAGTTTTGATGAGTATTATCAATATATAAAACACAGCTTGTCATTGGAAAAAGATTGGCTTGAGGAACAAGTTATACAACACTGTGCAGCCACACATGATAAACAAGTTCCTCtgctgtgcactctcacactggaTATTCTGCAGGGGATTATCAGTCGGGTGAGGGAAGCTCTCAAGGATATAACACCTCCAGATAATGAGAATTCAGTGGTCGGTTTTATTCAGGCAGTTAAAGAGAAACTGGGTGATGAGATACAGATTCCACAGGAGACATTGGGAACAGTTACTTTTCAGTCTGAAAAGATTAACCCACTGAACTTTAAACAAGAAATTGAAAGTTTTATCAGTAAAAATGATCTGACTGAAAGGGTTAAAGATTGGGGTAAGGATATTGCTGGGAAAATCACTGCTCTCCCCATAGATCCATCCAGTGAATTGTACACAATGTTAGGTGGCTGTGGGGAGCAGTGTCCTTTCTGTGGAGTCCTGTGTGATTGTACAAACAGGGAGCACTCACAGCACAGTGCTGAATATCACCAGAGCAGAGGGCTCAGTGGATGCAGAAACATTAATACTGAGAAACTAATATCAGAGAATTGTACAATGGGTGTTGCTGGTGATGTCTCTTTCAGGAATAAAGACACCGACGGGAAACAGATTTCTTACAAGAACTACAGAACTGTCAATGAGCGGTACAGTCGCTGGAATATTCTTGCTGATACCAGCTTTGAAACTTCAGCCTATTGGAAATGGGTTTTCTACAAATACAACACACAGTTCGCTGATACATATTCAGCAAAACCAGCAGATGACATTTCCAGTTGGAATTTACCCTGGGATAGGGTTGAAAAAGACATTGAAGATAAATACAATGTGAAGATTAGTGAGTTTGCTTAA